Proteins co-encoded in one Zygotorulaspora mrakii chromosome 5, complete sequence genomic window:
- the NGL1 gene encoding RNA exonuclease (similar to Saccharomyces cerevisiae NGL1 (YOL042W); ancestral locus Anc_7.90) — protein MYRGRRFLPVKSISKILPKTSGARLIDDKFTLLTYNMLSPHYMWPQVYKYVPDAFKDWQFRHHLLQKEILDVYRADIMCLQELTSYDYHQYWKGIFRRDFHYGTKFIAKTPPTYWTKKVNDMDGVGIFYNLDKFEFLSSSGIYLNDLLGTFDLKEIEYLQNKNIQLTDGAGKPTEEKSLLEILKSRNQVGLFVSLKHKDTGTIFVVVNTHLYWKYDEVKITQCMVIMRKLSKIIKNLLIGEKGITYNKMKVVFAGDLNSARDSLVVKFLKGEKFELGNINIINPMRPYLNRCLFDDIPEDYYVHTCYSGKLKGIFDYIWYHDTDFELTKVLTGSDVSQELEDANQFGLPNEKHPSDHIPVLAEFQIL, from the coding sequence ATGTACAGAGGAAGGAGGTTCTTACCCGTGAAATCGATCTCTAAGATACTCCCCAAAACATCAGGCGCAAGACTTATTGATGACAAGTTCACGCTACTGACCTATAATATGCTATCGCCGCATTACATGTGGCCGCAAGTTTACAAATATGTGCCAGATGCCTTCAAAGATTGGCAATTCAGACATCATTTGTTGCAAAAGGAGATCCTCGATGTTTACAGAGCTGATATAATGTGTTTGCAGGAATTGACCTCATACGACTACCATCAATATTGGAAAGGGATCTTTAGAAGGGATTTTCATTACGGAACCAAGTTTATTGCTAAAACTCCCCCCACATATTGGACAAAAAAGGTGAACGATATGGATGGTGTTGGAATTTTCTACAatcttgataaatttgaatttctctCATCATCCGGTATATATTTAAACGATTTACTGGGCACATTTGACTTGAAAGAGATCGaatatttgcaaaataaaaatattcaattaaCGGACGGTGCTGGAAAACCTACTGAGGAGAAGAGTCTCTTGGAAATCTTGAAGAGCAGAAACCAAGTTGgactttttgtttctttgaagcATAAGGACACAGGGACAATTTTTGTTGTCGTAAATACTCATTTGTACTGGAAATATGATGAGGTCAAGATTACACAATGCATGGTGATTATGAGAAAATTATCCAAGATAATCAAGAATCTCCTTATTGGAGAAAAGGGCATTACATACAACAAAATGAAGGTAGTCTTTGCGGGTGATTTGAATTCAGCGAGAGATTCATTAGTCGTGAAGTTCCTAAAAGGTGAAAAGTTCGAGCTAGGAAACATTAACATTATTAATCCGATGAGGCCATATTTGAATCGATGtttatttgatgatattccAGAAGATTACTATGTTCATACGTGCTACTCTGGAAAATTAAAAGGCATTTTCGATTATATTTGGTATCACGACACCGATTTTGAGTTGACAAAGGTACTAACGGGCTCGGATGTATCACAAGAGCTAGAGGATGCAAACCAATTTGGATTACCGAATGAGAAGCACCCGAGCGACCATATTCCAGTGCTTGCGGAGTTCCAAATACTTTGA
- the SYN8 gene encoding syntaxin (similar to Saccharomyces cerevisiae SYN8 (YAL014C); ancestral locus Anc_7.92), with product MDDLRLSYEFGKLDDLVEERSRLSNVLKMKPSNQDNVRLKKQLNKTLDILKEAVNDGIDVSIIENYSKKFNNLLLQLPEGTIKVSLYQFEMPVTIVPTSGDSDDIDLPKKVRFKDEESSYAYEPESSHFEPYHDEISETTGDAEMDKHSSEEHPSISGSDAIHNLNIISPGVSNQDVFIQQQQQLLEQDSQLSILSNSVHRSYNMSLDINQEVTEQNDHVLQDLESLVNNSGRNLDKAKRRLEIFEKSAKENGPCAIIVLLVIILILLIVIL from the coding sequence ATGGATGATTTAAGGCTATCGTACGAGTTCGGTAAATTGGATGACCTTGTTGAGGAAAGGTCAAGGTTGTCCAATGTCCTGAAAATGAAACCGTCCAATCAAGATAATGTGAGGCTGAAAAAGCAGTTAAACAAGACACTAgacattttgaaagaggcCGTAAATGATGGTATTGATGTCAGTATCATCGAGAACTACtctaaaaaatttaataatTTGCTCTTGCAACTTCCGGAGGGGACCATAAAAGTATCGCTATATCAATTTGAGATGCCTGTAACTATTGTACCGACATCCGGGGATTCGGATGATATCGATTTGCCTAAAAAAGTGCGTTTTAAGGATGAAGAGTCCTCGTATGCATATGAACCAGAGTCCAGTCATTTTGAGCCTTATCATGACGAAATCAGCGAGACCACAGGAGATGCCGAGATGGACAAGCACTCTAGTGAGGAGCACCCATCTATATCAGGTTCCGACGCGATTCACAATTTGAATATTATCTCTCCTGGAGTATCTAATCAAgatgttttcattcaacaacaacagcaactgTTGGAGCAAGACTCTCAGCTTAGTATACTATCGAACTCCGTGCACAGATCATACAATATGTCGTTGGATATCAATCAAGAAGTTACAGAGCAAAACGATCATGTCTTGCAAGATTTAGAGAGTCTCGTGAACAACAGTGGGAGAAATCTGGACAAAGCAAAGAGACGATTGGAGATTTTCGAAAAAAgtgcaaaagaaaatgggcCTTGTGCTATAATTGTACTACTGGTAATAATActgattttgttgatagTGATCTTGTAA
- a CDS encoding uncharacterized protein (ancestral locus Anc_7.91) yields the protein MNKKTSILPKGNTQQAHDEPTMQNARLRLDYKKSFQDDLLFFPENKVFKQDTYIGYNNAYMSSKGVNNPVDSPHNQAASSLRLNPYAHQQSQHKENLASLLVLKNLEKQQQHQQQQEQIYAQSHLPSQTFSFKRGGQTYYSQSQHLPHYGDQNQNVNSYVNMRVRN from the coding sequence atgaataaaaaaacatcaatACTACCGAAAGGCAATACACAGCAAGCTCATGACGAGCCCACAATGCAAAATGCAAGGCTAAGGCTAGATTATAAAAAGTCCTTCCAGGACGATTTATTATTCTTCCCAGAAAATAAAGTCTTTAAACAGGATACATATATTGGATATAATAATGCATACATGTCATCGAAGGGTGTAAACAATCCAGTGGATTCCCCACACAATCAAGCCGCTTCGTCACTAAGACTGAATCCCTACGCTCATCAACAAAGCCAACACAAAGAGAATCTGGCATCTTTGTTAGTTCTTAAAAACTTAGaaaagcagcagcaacatcAGCAACAGCAAGAACAAATATATGCACAAAGTCACCTACCCTCTCAAAcgttttctttcaaaagaggtGGCCAGACGTACTACTCTCAATCACAACATTTGCCGCATTATGGAGATCAAAACCAAAATGTAAATAGCTATGTCAATATGAGAGTGAGAAACTGA